AAGTGGGAAGACCCGTTCCGCCTGACCATGGACTCCTACTGGAAGTACCAGGCCGAGAAGGAGCGCAAGCTGTACGCCATCATCGACGCGTACAACCAGAACAACGGCCACCTGAACGTGACCGACGCGCGCTACATCAACGCCATGAAGATCTTCCTGTCGGCGGTGCCGTCGCTGGAATACAACGCCCACCGCGGCTTCGCCCGCCTGGGCCGGCACATGGCCGGCGTCGGCCCGCAGGTGGCCTGCCAGATGCAGGCCATCGACGAGCTGCGCCACGCCCAGACCCAGATCCACGCCATCTCCAACTACAACCGGTTCTACAACGGCATCCACGACTGGAAGCACATGAACGACCGGCTGTGGTACCTGTCGGTGCCCAAGAGCTTCTTCGAGGACGCCTGCACCTGCGGCCCCTTCGAATACATCATCGCGATCAGCTTCTCCTTCGAGTACGTGCTGACCAACCTGGTGTTCGTGCCCTTCGTCTCGGGTGCGGCCTACAACGGCGACATGGGCACCATGACCTTCGGTTTCTCCGCCCAGTCGGACGAAGCCCGGCACATGACCCTCGGCCTCGAAGTCATCAAGTTCATGCTCGAGCAGGACCCGGCCAACCTGCCCATCGTGCAGAAGTGGATCGACAAATGGACCTGGCGCGGCGTGCGCCTGCTGACCATCGTCGCCATGATGATGGACTACATGCTGCCCAAGCGCGTGATGAGCTGGAAGGAAGCCTGGGAGATCTACTTCGAGCAGAACGGCATGAGCCTGTTCAAGGACCTGGCCCGCTACGGCGTGAAGGTGCCGGAGTGCGTCGAGCAGATCAAGAAGGAGAAGAACCACATCTCCCACCAGGCGTGGACCACCTTCTACGCCGCCGCGCCGATGACCAACTTCCACACCTGGATTCCGAACGAGGACGAGCTCGACTGGCTGTCGGAGAAGTACCCGGAGACCTTCGACACCTACTACCGCCCGCGCTTCGAGTTCTTCCGCGAGCAGGCCGACAAGGGCGAGCGCTTCGTGAACCCCAACCTGCCGCAGCTGTGCCAGGTGTGCCAGATCCCGATGCTGTTCACCGAGCCGGACGACCCCACCCAGATCGCCTACCGCCAGGTGGAGCACCAGGGCGAGAAATACCACTTCTGCTCCGACCACTGCCAGCACATCTTCGAGAACGAGCCGGAGAAGTACGTCGAGGCCTGGCTGCCGGTGCATCAGATCATGCAGGGCAACTGCTTCGCCGAGGGCGACGACCCGACCGCGCCGGACTTCAACCCGATCGCCTCGGTGCTCAGGTACTGGCACATCGAAAACGGCCGCGACAACGGCGACTTTGCCGGCTCCGAGGACGAGAAGAACTTCGCCCAGTGGCGCGGCATGGCGACGTCCAACCAGTAACTGAACGGGGGATATCGGCGAGTGCCGGTGAAGTGACAGACACCCTCCCCTTCAAGGGGAGGGCTGGGGTGGGGATGGGTTTCAACGGTGGCAACGCTCACCCCATCCCCCTCCCAACCTCCCCCTTGAAGGGGGAGGGGTCTAGACCGAACACAGCCGGCACGATCCGTAGGGCGGATAAGCGCAGCGCCATCCGCCAACCCACCGCAAAAACCCACAGGCTTCAGGAGACCGACATGTCCGTTCAATCCATTCGCCCCTTCGAGCCCGTCGTCAAGGACGCGGCCGCCAACTTCCATGGCATGCAGGTGGTGTACCTGTGCTGGGACAAACACCTCATGTTCTACGCCCCGGTCGCCAAGATGCTGCCACCGACCCTGACTTTCCAGCAGCTCATCGACACCGAGCTGACCCAGACCTACAGCCGGCATCCGGATTTCGCCCACATCGACTGGACCGCCGTGCAGTGGAGCAAGGACGGCGAGCCCTTCACCCCGGCGCTGGACACCTCCCTGCGTGAGAACGGCATCACCCACAAGAGCGCGATCCATTTCACCACGCCGGGCCTGAACGGCCTCAACGGCACCGGATTCTGAAGCGGAGGTTGGCGTGAGTTTCGAACTGACCATTGAACCCCTGGGCCAGACCATCGAGATCGAGGAAGGCCAGACCATCCTCGACGCCGCCCTGCGCGCCGGCATCTACCTGCCCCATGCCTGCTGCCACGGCCTCTGTGCCACCTGCAAGGTGGACATCGTCGACGGCGAGGTGGACCACGGCGAGGCCTCCAGCTTCGCGCTCATGGACTTCGAGCGCGACGAAGGCAAATGCCTGGCCTGCTGCGCCACGGTGGAAGACGACATCACCATCGAAGCCGACATCGAAGAAGACCCGGACGCCCGCAACCTGCCGGTGCAGGACTACGACGGCGAGGTCACCCGCATCGAATCCCTCACCCCCACCATCAAGGGCGTATGGATCAAGCTCGACCACCCGGCGCAGTTCCAGGCCGGCCAGTATGTGAACCTCGAGCTGCCCGGCGACATCGGCGCGCGCGCCTTCTCCATCGCCAGCGCCCCGTCCAGCGACGGCGAGGTGGAGCTCAACATCCGCATCGTGCCCGGTGGCAAGGGCACCACCTATGTGCATGAAGAGATGAAGGCCGGCGACCGGATACGCATCACCGGGCCCTACGGGCGCTTCTTCGTCAAGAAATCCGCCCACATGCCCATGATCTTCATGGCCGGCGGCTCCGGCCTCTCCAGCCCGCGCTCCATGATCCTCGACCTGCTCGAAGAAGGCTGCGAGCTGCCCATCACCCTGGTGTACGGCCAGCGCAACCGCGACGAACTCTACTACCACGACGAGTTCACCGCCCTGGCGGAAAAGCACCCCAACTTCACCTACGTGCCCACCCTCTCGGACGAGCCCGAAGGCTCGGACTGGGACGGCTTTCGCGGCTATGTGCACGAAGCGGCCAAGGCCCACTTCGACAACGACTTCCGCGATCACAAAGCCTACCTGTGCGGCCCCCCGCTCATGATCGACGCCTGCATCACCACCCTGATGCAGGGCCGGCTCTTCGAGCGCGACATCTACACCGAGAAATTCATCTCGGCGGCGGATGCGCAGCAGGTGCGAAGTCCGCTGTTTAAGGCGATTTAAGAAAAGCAGAAGCCCGCGAAAGCGGGCTTTTGTTTTTGGGCTCGTACAACTCAGTTCCGTGGGGCGACTGTCGCCTCAGTTTGTACTCAGTCCGCTCAGAACCTGAAGCGGTCTTTCGCTTAAAGCATCCGAACTGATGCGATAGACATGAAATCATGACAATCGTATTCTGATCATGAACATATGGTAAGGATTGCCTTCATCACGTCTGCGGGCTTTGTGGATTTGGTTATGACTGAAAATAAACGCGCCGCACTGCCCAATCTCAGGTGTCACAAGGGGTTCAAGCCAGCGGGGGCGGTCACGGCATACCGCAGCCAACTGGTTACGTGCGCAATTTTCCGGTCTACAACAAGTTAGCGGGCAATGGAAATTTCTAAACTCGATGTCGCAACGAGACAGCTTGAGTCGGCCATAGCCCTCCATTTTTCGGGCGGTGACTATCTTGCGGTCGTCACGCTAGCGGGCGCAGCAGAGGAAATCCTGGGCAAGCTCCTTCAGCGCACCGGGAAGCGCGCCATGATCGACCACTTGATTGATCTCGATCGAGAGCTTACCGGAGGTCGTCCATTCGAGATCATCCGGCAGGAGATCAACGGTGTCCGCAACTCCCTGAAGCACGCGAATGATCCGAACGAAGACAAGATCGTGGTCGAGCCGGGAGAAGCTATAGCCATGCTGGGGCGTGCCGTGGTCAATTACGTTTCACTTACAGAATCTGCCACGCCGGCAATGGTCCGCGTCTACCGCCAGCTCATGAAGCTGCATCCCGATGTTGCCCGCTGACAATTTGTCCAAGCCGACGCCGCTTCGCGACGCGGCTAAACTCAGGTGTTTGGCATGACGCCCATGACCCTCGATGACTGCGAGAAAATCTTTGATCAAGCGCTATTGAGCGAGAGTGAGTCAGCGTTCTGTGACGCCATAGAGCCGCTTTTTGGACAGTACGAGATTATTTCACTTGAGTTCGGCCGAGGCAGCATTTTTTGGCGCGCCAGAACTGTAGAGCAGGAAATCTATCCGAATATCTCTGACCTTGACTATCCACCTCCCGAGCTTGCTAAGCAGGGACGCGTCAATGACCGCGGCATCCCATGCTTTTATATCGCACAGGGTAAGGAGACAGCCCTCGCTGAAGTTGGCGCAACGGAAGGTCAACTCGTCCAGCTAGCCGGTTTTAGGATCAAAAACGAATCTCCTATCCGACTCGCGGTTATTGGCGAGTACGCAAATGTGCAGAAGAATGGGTACATGCACTTCGCCGGCCGGGATCCTGATATGACGATCGCAAAAATTATTAACGGGATGCCACGACACGACGCCGTGAAGAAGATCTACATTGACAGGTTCTTCGCCAGCGTCCTTGCAGATCCAGACGCATCGAACAATGGTTACATGTTTAGCCGGGCCTTAGCCCAATCGATATATTCGAGAATCGGCGCAAAAGGCATCGCATTCCCTAGTGTGAAGGACCGCGGCGGGTTCAACGTCGCCGTCCAAGCCGAGCCATCTGACCAAAGCTTCCATAACGTCAGTTGTATTGTGGTTCGCATTGGAAAGCCAAGAAAGTTTGGCTTGGTTGAGTTCACGATTATCAAGTCAGCCGAGCGTCTGGACGACGATTGGAACTTCATCTGGCTTGATGGAGGTGATCCTGACGTGATTGGCATGTACAACATGACCAAAGAGGAGTTCGAAATGGCGTCGCGCAATCCCGGCGATAGAAACAACCTCCTTCGTGTGCTTCACTCGACTGCCATACGTCGCTAGCTCATGCCTAACAATTCAGTCAAAGTCGCTCCCCCCGGTCGCTGGACGTCCCGCAAGCGGGCCGCCTTTTACCTAAAATGTTAAACGTCAGCTTCGAGGCGTAAGCAGCCATATTTGCGTTGGCATCAATTGGCGCCACCGGACAGTGCGCACATATCCGAGATGGTAGGTCGCCACGACATCGTTCTCGGCGTGCCCATCACGAGCGCCACTGACGCGGCGCCGACCGGCCAAAACTCCTGCATCGCCGAGACCGTCATTCCCGAGCCCGCGCATCCGTTCGCGCCAGATAACGCTCCACCGCATACAGATTCCGCCGTGCCTGCACATGCTCCGGCATGAGCCTGACGGCTTCACGCAGTTCGCGGGCCGCCGCTTCCCATTGGCCTTGTTGCCCTGCAAGCAGGCCGAGTGCCAAGTGCAGTTGGCCGGGTGCCGGGGATTTCGCGAGGCCGGCGCGTAGCAGTTCAACCGCTGCGTCGGTCCGTTCGGTGGCTGAGAGCAGGGCGGCGAGGCCGAGGCGGGCCGGTTGCAGCGCGGGTTCGCGCTCGAGGGCGCGGCGGTAGTGCGTTTCCGCGCCGGTCACGTCGCGCTGGGCGAGGGCGATGGCGGCCATGTCGAGCTGGACGCTGGGCATGTCGGCCATGGCCTGGCGGGCGGCGGTCAGCGCCGCCATCGCGGCCCGGCGCGTGGCGACCGATGCCGGCGCGAGGCGGCTGTCGGGCAGGTCGACCAGGCCCCGGGCGGCGGTGATGCGCACGGCCCGGCGCGGGTCGGTGAGCAGGGGGGGCAACTGGGCGAGGCGTTCCGTGGCGGGGCGGGCGGCGACGGCGAGGGCGGCGGATGCGCGCACGACGGGATCGGGGTCGGCGAGCGCGGCGGCGGGCACCGGGCCGGGGTTGCGCCGGGCCCAGGTCTCCAGGGCGGTGGCGCGCACGATGGCCGGTTGGGTGGTGTCCGCGATCAGGGCGGCGAGGCGCGGGATGGCCGTTGCCTCGCCCCGGCGTGCGGCGGCGAGGATCTGGCCGTAGTGTTCGGGCCGGGCATGCTTGCCGTGATGGCGTTCGATCGCGGCCTCGGCCCATTCCGCGCCCTTGTCCGCATGGCAGTTCTGGCAGGCGTTGGGGGTGCCGATCGTGCGGGTCAGGTCGGGGCGCGGGATGCGGATGGCGTGATCGCGCCGGGCGTGCACCACCATGTAGTTCTGGCTGGGCATGTGGCACGCGACGCATTGGGCGCCGGCGCTGCCGGGCGTGTGGAAATGGTGTTCGGGCGCGTCGTAGTGCTTCGCCTTCAGGCCCGGGAAGCGCCGGGTGTCGGGCGTGGGGGTGTGGCATTGCAGGCACAGGCTGTTGCCCGGTGCGCGCAGGGCGCCGCTGTGCGGTTCATGGCAGTTGGTGCAGGCGACGCCGGCCTGGTACATGCGGCTCTGGCGGAAGGAGCCGTATTCGAACACCTCCGCCATCTGCTGGCCGTCGGCGTGATAGAGGTCGGCGCGCAGATTGTCGGGGATGAAGTTGTCGAGCAGGGGGGCGCCGGGGGTGGTCTGCTCGACCAGCCGGGTGCGCCGGGCGTGGCAGGCGGCGCATTGGTCCACCTGCGCAGGGCCGCCGGCGCGCTCGGCGTAGAGCGCCTGGTTGGGGGTGCGCACGGGCGCGCCCTTGGCATTGCCCGCATGCGCCAGGGCGCGGGCGCTGTCCACATGCGCGCGACCGCCGCCGTGGCAGGCCTGGCAGCCGACGTTCGATTCGGCCCAGGTGGTGCGGTAGCTGTCCTGGCGGTCGTCGTAGCCTTTGCGGTAGGCGGTGGTGTGGCATTCGCCGCACATCATGTTCCAGTTCTGGTAGCGGCCGGTCCAGTGCAGGTTGGAGCCCGCCGGGACGGCGCCGTCCGGATGGAGGCTGAACCACTGTTTGCGCCCGGTATCCCAGGCGAGGGTGAAGGCCTGCAGCCGTCCGCCGGGCAGCGGCAGCAGCACCTGCTGCAACGGGCGGACGCCGAAGGTGTAGTCCACCGGGAATTCGGCGGGTTGGCCGCCGGCATCCTCGGTGACCACGAAATAGCGGCCATCATGGCGCACGAAGCGCGCCTGCTCACCCGGGCCCGAGAAGTGCGCCGCGGCGAAATCGCCGAGCACGGTGCGCGGGCCGGCCTGGGCCATGGCGTGGGCATGCTTGGAGTCGGCCCAGCGCCCGGCCTGTGCGGTGTGGCAGCCCAGGCATTCGCGGTCCGGCACGTAGTCGGGCCGGGTGCCCGCCTGCGGCACGGCGGCGAGGGCCGCCGATGCCGACAGGGCGAGCAGTGCGAAGAGCCGGGGGATCAGGCGCATGCGCTCATTGTGCCGCGCGCGGCTTCAGCTTGGCTTCATATTCCAGATCGTCGTAGTAGCCACGCGAGTTGCTGTAGCCCGGGCGGTCTGCCAGACCCGGGATTTCCAGGGTGCCGGTCTGGCGCACATAGTCCTTCCAGGCGGTCAGCATTTCGCCGAGTTTCTGCGGATTGGCGGCGGCCAGGTTGTGCAGTTCGGAGCGGTCCTCGGCGACGTTGTACAGCTCCCAGTCACCGGAGCCCCACGGCTTGTTGGCGTAGACGATCTTCCAGTCGCCCTTGCGCAGCGCCTTGCGCCCGCCCAGCTCCCAGCCCATGGCTTCGTCCTTGCCGTGCACCTCGGTGGCGTTGCCGCGCAGGTAGGCGAGCATGGACTTGCCGCGCAGCGGCACCACGGCGTTGCCCTTGTGCATGGTCGGATAGTGCGCGCCGGCCAGCTGGTACAGGGTGGGGGCGATGTCGGTGATGCGCAGCGCGTCGCGCTTGACGACGCCGGCCTTCACCCCCGGGCCCCAGGCGATGGCGGGCACCGAGATGCCGCCTTCATAGACGAAGGCCTTGTAGAGGTGGAAGGGCGTGGCCGACACCTGCGCCCAGCCCGGGCCGTACTCGGCGAAGGAGCCCGGACGGCCGAGGTTGGCGGTGCTGTTGTCGAGCTGCTTGTGGATCCACTCGCGGGTGCGCGCGACGTCGTACACCGAGTTGCCGTCGGGCCCGTTGTCGGACATGAAGAACACGTAGGTGTTGTCCATCTGGCCGCTCTGCTTCAGGTAGGCGAACAGGCGGCCGATGTTCTGGTCCATGCGGTCCACCATGGCGGCGTACACCGCCATGCGCCGCGCCTCGGAGGCCTTCTGCTCGGGCGTGAGCTCATCCCACTTGGGCCACACCGCGTTGCCCGGGTAGGCGGCTTCGTCGGTGGTGACGATGCCCATCTGGCGCATGCGTGCCAGCCGTTCCTTGCGCAGCGCTTCGTAGCCTGCCTTGTAGCGGCCCTCGTACTTGTTCACGTCCACCTGGGGGGCCTGCAGCGGCCAGTGGGGGGCGGTGTAGGCCAGGTAGGCGAAGAAGGGCTTGCCCGAGTGCTCGCCGGCCTTGAGGTAGTCGATCATCTTCGAGGTGTAGAAATCCGAGGAGTAGAAATCCTTCGGGATGTCCACCGTCTTGCCGTTCTCTCGGTAAATGGCCTTGGGCGACTTGTCCGGGTTGCCGGCGATGACGCCGAGCTGGTCGCCATAGTGGCTGGCGCCGCCCTGCACCAGGGCGTAGGACTGATCGAAGCCGCGCGCGGCCGGGCTGAACTGCTCCGGCACCCCCAGGTGCCACTTGCCGGTCATGGCGGTGCGGTAGCCGGCGCTCTTGAGCACTTCGGCGACGGTCACCACGCGATCGTTCAGGTGCCCCTCGTAGCCCGGCTTGCCCTTCTGTTCGGGGACCAGCAGCTCGCCCATGTCGCCGAAGCCGGCCAGGTGGTTGTCGGTGCCCGACATGAGCATGGCGCGGGTGGGCGAGCAGAACGGCGAGGCGTAGAACTGGGTCATCGTCGTGCCGTCGTGGGCGAGCTTGTCCAGGTTGGGCGTGGCGATGTCGCCGCCGAAGCGGCCGATGTCCGAATAGCCCAGGTCGTCCGCCAGGATGACGATGAGATTGGGCCGTTTGGCCACGGGGGCCGCCTGGGCCAGCGGTGCCTGGGCGATGCCCGCCAGGGCGAGCGCGCAGGCGGCGAGGGTGCCTGCGAGGCGTTTCGTGTGTGTGGAATCAATGGTCTTGTTCAAGGTGGATCTCCTCATCCGAGTCCCTTCGGGCGCGCTGGCCGGCCGGGGGTGATGGTGGGTTAGGTGCCGCCGGAGGCCGTCTGCGTTGGCCCGTCGGTCAGCCCGTTGCCGGGGTCAGAAGCTCGCGGAAAGACGAAACTCGACGCCGCTCGAATCCTTGCCGCCGGCCTTCTCGACCGCCGGGCCGACATCGAAGCGCATGAGATCGATATCGACGGCGAAGTTGCGGCTGGGGGCCCAGCGACCGCCGATCTGGTAGGCGGTGCCGATGTCGCGTTCGTCGTTGCCCAGGGTGCCGACCACGGGACGCATGCCCGGCAGGTACACGTAGTCGTTGGTGTTCTGCCGCCAGGTCCGCATGATCTCGGCGTGGACGTGGGACTTCGGGATCGGCGAAAAGGCGAGCGAGGGGCCGAAGATGATGATGTTCGACTGGGTGGTCACGCCGGCGATGCCGTATTCCCCGTTCTTGGGGTAGAGCGGATCGAAGGTGTGGCTGTTCGAGCCGTTCGGCTTGCCGCCGCTGGCGGCGTCGAAATGGATGCCGACGGCGATCTTGTGGGCCGAATCGAGCTTGTACTGGGTGTGGCTGCGGATGCCCCAGGCGCGAATGTCGCGGTCGGCATGGTCGCCGGTCTGGCCCACGACATCCCAGGTCCATTTGAACTTCTCGGTGTTGCCGAAGAAGCGGCCGCCGAAGGTCTGGCGGTCTTCTTCGCCGACAAAGCCCTGGAAGCGGCGTGTCTCGATATGGCGGGTGAAGCCGTACAGGTCGAGGGCCATGCCCTTGGCCAGTGGCAAGGTGCCGTAGGCGCCGTAGATCTGGGTGTTCTCGTCGGCGCGGTTGTTCATGGCGCCGATCTCGTAGGCGATGGGCTGGAGCGCGACCAGATCCAGGCGTTTGCCGTCCTGGGCCTTCACCGTCGCGCGGATGCCGTCGAAGGCGAGGCGGACGTTGCGCAGGTCGCCGATGTTGAACAGCGCCCCCTGGCCGAACTGGATCTCCTGGCGGCCGGCGCGCAGCGTGGCCTTGGCGTCGCCGAGACCGAAGTTCAGATCCACGAAGCCCTGGGCGACATCGGTGCCGTTGCCGTCGCGCAGGGTGGGGAGCTTCGCGCCCCAGGTGCTGGTGTTCTGCATCTGCAGGAAGGCGCGCACCGCATCGTCGAACAAGTGCAGATCGGCGTGCAGCTGCAGACGTTGCATGACGAAGGAATCGTCCTGGAACGGGCCCAGCGCGAAGTCGGGATTGCTGATGGTGCGGTGGGTGAAGCGCATATCGCCGCCGAGCACCAGCCAGGAGGACTCGCCGAGTTCGTGGTAGCGGATCGCATCGAGCGGATCGGTGCGCTTGGCCGGGTCCTTGAGGAAGCGGTAGTCCGCGGCCCAGCGCGATGGTCCTTGTGGCAGGGGGCGAGCGGTTTCGAGTGGATTGGGGGTTTGCGCCTGAGCGGGGGCGGGCAGACCGGCGCCGGCGAGCGCGATCGCGCCGACGGCCAAGGCGAAGGACGTCTTGTGCATGCTTGTCTCCGTTGTCGTGTTTTGTTTCTTGTCATTCCACGAGCGCGTCGATGTGGCGCTCGCGGTGGAGACTGTCTGCAACTCGTGTGCCAAGGGATTCGCCGCCATGACGCCCGGGTGGGCGGTGCGGGGGGCGTGTGGGTGTAACGCAATAAATCTCGATATTTAGTCAAATGACCGAGATTGAAGGGCGGCGATCCGTGGGGGCGTGCCGGGCGCGGCCGAGTGGTCGAATTTCGACCGCTCCCTCGACAGGGGTGGGCGAATATTGCCCGGCCGCGGATCAGTCGGCGAGTTTGTTGCGCAGGGTGGCGCGGGTGACGCCGAGCAGGGCCGCCGCCTGGGTCTTGTTGCCGCCGCACAGGTAGAGGACGTGGGCGATGTAGTCGGCCTCGAAGTCGCTCAGGGGACGGATGGCGCTCTCGTCCCCGGGCCAGGCGGCGGCGCCCGGCTCCCCGTCGTCGTGCAGTTCCTTGGGCAGGTGGCGCACTTCGATGGTGTCGCCGCCGGAGAGGATCGCGGCCCGCTCCATCACGTTGCGCAGCTCGCGGATGTTGCCCGGCCAGCGGTAGGCCAGCAGCAGGGGGGGCACGTCGGCGGCGATGCGCGGCACCTCGATGCCGATCTCGGGCGCCACCTGTTCGAGGAAATGGCGTGCCAGTGTGAGGATGTCTTCCTGGCGCTCGCGCAGGGGCGGGATGTCGATGGCGGCGACGTTGAGGCGGAAGTACAGGTCCTCGCGGAAGCTGCCGTCCCGGGTCATGGCGCGCAGGTCGCGGTGGGTGGCGGCGACGAAGCGCACGTCCACCGACAGCTCGGCCTGGCCGCCGAGGCGGCGGAAGCGCTGGGTCTCGAGCACCCGCAGCAGCTTGGGCTGCAGGGCGGGGGCCAGATCGCCGATCTCGTCAAGGAACAGGGTGCCGCCGTCGGCCAGCTCCAGCAGGCCGCGCTTGGTCTGCTTGGCATCCGTGAAGGCGCCACGTTCATGGCCGAACAGCTCCGATTCGAGCAGGCCTTCGGGCAGCGAGGCGCAGTTGAGCGTCACCCAGGGGCCGCCGGCGCGCATCGAGCGTTCATGGATCGTGTGCGCGATCTTCTCCTTGCCGACGCCGGATTCGCCCCGGATGAGCACCGGCACCTTGCCCGCGGCGGCCACCTTGTGGGTCGTCTCCAGCATGTCGAGGAAGACCGCCGTGCCGCCGCGCAGCTCGTCCGTGCTGGCCGATTTCGCCTGCGCCCGCCGCCAGGCCACCTCGCGGCGCAGCTGGTGGGTTTCGAGCACGCGCCGGATCAGTTCGCGCAGATCCTCCAGGTCGAAGGGCTTGTTGATGTAGTCGTAGGCGCCCGCCTTGAGGCTGGCCACCGCGGTGCGCACTTCCGGGTAGGCGGTCATGACGACGAACAGGGGCGCGCTGCCGCCGTCGCCGACGGCGGCCATGGTCCGGGTGATCACGTCGAGCCCGCTCATGTCGGGCAGGTGGAGGTCGAGCAGGGTGACCGCGAAGCGGCGGGCGGCCAGCCGTTCGAGCGCGGTGGCGCCGTCGGCGGCGGTGTCCACCTCGAAGCCCTGTCGTGCGAGGAACTTCGCGACGGTGCTGCGCAGGGTGTCGTCGTCTTCAACGAGCAGGATCGATTGGGTCATGGTCTTCGATGGCGAGGGGCCAGATCAGGGTCACCCGGGTACCGCGGCCGGGCTCGCTGGTGATGGAAACGCTGCCGCCATGATCCTCGACGATCTTGCGCACGATCGGCAAGCCCAGGCCACTGCCGTCGCGCCGGGTGGTGAAGAAAGGCTCGAAGATCCGGGTGAGCAGTTCGGGGGCGATGCCGGCGCCCGAGTCGGCCACCTCCAGGCGCGCGGTGGCGCCGGCGCGGGCGGCGCGGATCGCCACGGTGCCGCCCTCGGGCAGGGCGTGGATCGCGTTCATGACCAGGTTGAGCAGCACCTGCTTGAGCTGGTGGCGGTCGGCGCGCAGGGGCGGCAGGGTATCGAGGCCGGCGACCTCGAAGCGCACCTTGCCGCTGCGCGCATCGCGCCGGGTCCAGAACAGGACGTCGTCGAGGATGCGCTCGAGCGCACAGGCCTCGGGCGCGGGCGCCTGCTGCGCGGCGTAGCCATGGAAGCTGCGCAGGAAGGCGGACAGGCGGTCGATCTCCGCCTCCAGCCGCGCCAGATCCTCATGCACGTCGTCCGGCAGCGCCGCCTCGTGTTGCAGCGACTGGGCGACGGCCTTCATGCCGCCGAGCGGGTTGCCGATCTCATGGGCCAGCCCCATGGTCAGCTCGCCCATGGTGGTCAGCTTCTCCATCTGGAACATCTGCCGGTCCAGCTCGCGCCGCTCGTCCTGCAGGGCCCGGCGCTCGAACACGGTCGCCAGGCGCTGGGCCACCAGATCGAGCAGTCCGCGCGCCTGGTCATGGACGGTTCGGTCGTCGGCGCTGGCGCGCGGTGGATCGTAGGTGACGGTCAGCTGTCCGTGCGTCTGCCCTTCGGCGAG
The nucleotide sequence above comes from Nitrogeniibacter mangrovi. Encoded proteins:
- a CDS encoding phenol hydroxylase subunit P4, producing MSVQSIRPFEPVVKDAAANFHGMQVVYLCWDKHLMFYAPVAKMLPPTLTFQQLIDTELTQTYSRHPDFAHIDWTAVQWSKDGEPFTPALDTSLRENGITHKSAIHFTTPGLNGLNGTGF
- a CDS encoding arylsulfatase; the encoded protein is MNKTIDSTHTKRLAGTLAACALALAGIAQAPLAQAAPVAKRPNLIVILADDLGYSDIGRFGGDIATPNLDKLAHDGTTMTQFYASPFCSPTRAMLMSGTDNHLAGFGDMGELLVPEQKGKPGYEGHLNDRVVTVAEVLKSAGYRTAMTGKWHLGVPEQFSPAARGFDQSYALVQGGASHYGDQLGVIAGNPDKSPKAIYRENGKTVDIPKDFYSSDFYTSKMIDYLKAGEHSGKPFFAYLAYTAPHWPLQAPQVDVNKYEGRYKAGYEALRKERLARMRQMGIVTTDEAAYPGNAVWPKWDELTPEQKASEARRMAVYAAMVDRMDQNIGRLFAYLKQSGQMDNTYVFFMSDNGPDGNSVYDVARTREWIHKQLDNSTANLGRPGSFAEYGPGWAQVSATPFHLYKAFVYEGGISVPAIAWGPGVKAGVVKRDALRITDIAPTLYQLAGAHYPTMHKGNAVVPLRGKSMLAYLRGNATEVHGKDEAMGWELGGRKALRKGDWKIVYANKPWGSGDWELYNVAEDRSELHNLAAANPQKLGEMLTAWKDYVRQTGTLEIPGLADRPGYSNSRGYYDDLEYEAKLKPRAAQ
- a CDS encoding NADH:ubiquinone reductase (Na(+)-transporting) subunit F, translated to MSFELTIEPLGQTIEIEEGQTILDAALRAGIYLPHACCHGLCATCKVDIVDGEVDHGEASSFALMDFERDEGKCLACCATVEDDITIEADIEEDPDARNLPVQDYDGEVTRIESLTPTIKGVWIKLDHPAQFQAGQYVNLELPGDIGARAFSIASAPSSDGEVELNIRIVPGGKGTTYVHEEMKAGDRIRITGPYGRFFVKKSAHMPMIFMAGGSGLSSPRSMILDLLEEGCELPITLVYGQRNRDELYYHDEFTALAEKHPNFTYVPTLSDEPEGSDWDGFRGYVHEAAKAHFDNDFRDHKAYLCGPPLMIDACITTLMQGRLFERDIYTEKFISAADAQQVRSPLFKAI
- a CDS encoding aromatic/alkene/methane monooxygenase hydroxylase/oxygenase subunit alpha yields the protein MDMSVKKKLGLKEKYALMTRDLGWEPSYEKHEDVYPLIHYEGLKIHDWDKWEDPFRLTMDSYWKYQAEKERKLYAIIDAYNQNNGHLNVTDARYINAMKIFLSAVPSLEYNAHRGFARLGRHMAGVGPQVACQMQAIDELRHAQTQIHAISNYNRFYNGIHDWKHMNDRLWYLSVPKSFFEDACTCGPFEYIIAISFSFEYVLTNLVFVPFVSGAAYNGDMGTMTFGFSAQSDEARHMTLGLEVIKFMLEQDPANLPIVQKWIDKWTWRGVRLLTIVAMMMDYMLPKRVMSWKEAWEIYFEQNGMSLFKDLARYGVKVPECVEQIKKEKNHISHQAWTTFYAAAPMTNFHTWIPNEDELDWLSEKYPETFDTYYRPRFEFFREQADKGERFVNPNLPQLCQVCQIPMLFTEPDDPTQIAYRQVEHQGEKYHFCSDHCQHIFENEPEKYVEAWLPVHQIMQGNCFAEGDDPTAPDFNPIASVLRYWHIENGRDNGDFAGSEDEKNFAQWRGMATSNQ
- a CDS encoding multiheme c-type cytochrome, which codes for MRLIPRLFALLALSASAALAAVPQAGTRPDYVPDRECLGCHTAQAGRWADSKHAHAMAQAGPRTVLGDFAAAHFSGPGEQARFVRHDGRYFVVTEDAGGQPAEFPVDYTFGVRPLQQVLLPLPGGRLQAFTLAWDTGRKQWFSLHPDGAVPAGSNLHWTGRYQNWNMMCGECHTTAYRKGYDDRQDSYRTTWAESNVGCQACHGGGRAHVDSARALAHAGNAKGAPVRTPNQALYAERAGGPAQVDQCAACHARRTRLVEQTTPGAPLLDNFIPDNLRADLYHADGQQMAEVFEYGSFRQSRMYQAGVACTNCHEPHSGALRAPGNSLCLQCHTPTPDTRRFPGLKAKHYDAPEHHFHTPGSAGAQCVACHMPSQNYMVVHARRDHAIRIPRPDLTRTIGTPNACQNCHADKGAEWAEAAIERHHGKHARPEHYGQILAAARRGEATAIPRLAALIADTTQPAIVRATALETWARRNPGPVPAAALADPDPVVRASAALAVAARPATERLAQLPPLLTDPRRAVRITAARGLVDLPDSRLAPASVATRRAAMAALTAARQAMADMPSVQLDMAAIALAQRDVTGAETHYRRALEREPALQPARLGLAALLSATERTDAAVELLRAGLAKSPAPGQLHLALGLLAGQQGQWEAAARELREAVRLMPEHVQARRNLYAVERYLARTDARARE
- a CDS encoding RES family NAD+ phosphorylase, giving the protein MTPMTLDDCEKIFDQALLSESESAFCDAIEPLFGQYEIISLEFGRGSIFWRARTVEQEIYPNISDLDYPPPELAKQGRVNDRGIPCFYIAQGKETALAEVGATEGQLVQLAGFRIKNESPIRLAVIGEYANVQKNGYMHFAGRDPDMTIAKIINGMPRHDAVKKIYIDRFFASVLADPDASNNGYMFSRALAQSIYSRIGAKGIAFPSVKDRGGFNVAVQAEPSDQSFHNVSCIVVRIGKPRKFGLVEFTIIKSAERLDDDWNFIWLDGGDPDVIGMYNMTKEEFEMASRNPGDRNNLLRVLHSTAIRR